One Accipiter gentilis chromosome 25, bAccGen1.1, whole genome shotgun sequence genomic region harbors:
- the BDKRB1 gene encoding LOW QUALITY PROTEIN: B1 bradykinin receptor (The sequence of the model RefSeq protein was modified relative to this genomic sequence to represent the inferred CDS: deleted 1 base in 1 codon; substituted 1 base at 1 genomic stop codon) — MPTVTILRLNVCKKQEPGAMVEHDNTRRIKSPQKAALTGTLLLNVSVSNQSENKSNSTICPDLNDWWEIMYYIVPKYSDTICVIGMLGNVFVLFTYSLHRGPLKAAEIFLMNLAVADLIFLTCLPLWAENIRNEFNWPFGNFLCRSTSASISLNMYASIYLLVAVSVDRYLTFVHTLNHRGIWSKTVAKGICLLTWFFGILLSIPTFMFQTVKHFPLWNISACTLDFPTPLWVIAESLVFNIVGFVLPSSAITFLNFSTIRSLQKKAREXRALRTKRCKDHKGTKATRLIFTVVLMFLLCWTPYHFFVFLDILYQTEVIKSCFWGELLNFGEPFGSTPATTNSGINPVIYIFVGKYFRQKALEVFSQFIPRGFPLSWVSFKETSSHFNVFPVRSSLT, encoded by the exons ATGCCTACTGTAACGATTCTGAGACTGAATGTCTGTAAAAAACAAGAGCCAGGTGCTATGGTCGAGCATGACAACACCAGGAGAATAAAATCACCACAGAAGGCAGCTCTG actggaactCTTCTACTGAATGTTTCTGTCTCCAACCAGAGTGAAAACAAGAGCAACTCAACTATTTGCCCAGACTTGAATGACTGGTGGGAAATCATGTACTATATAGTACCCAAGTATAGCGACACCATCTGCGTTATTGGAATGCTTGGAAATGTATTTGTTCTCTTCACTTATTCACTGCACAGGGGCCCCCTGAAGGCAGCTGAAATCTTCCTTATGAACCTTGCTGTTGCTGATCTTATCTTCCTCACATGCCTCCCTCTCTGGGCAGAGAACATCAGGAACGAATTTAACTGGCCGTTTGGAAATTTCCTTTGTCGCAGCACCAGTGCATCCATCAGCCTAAACATGTATGCCAGCATCTACTTGCTGGTGGCAGTGAGCGTGGATCGCTATTTGACTTTTGTTCATACCTTGAACCACAGAGGGATATGGAGCAAAACTGTGGCCAAAGGGATCTGCTTGCTCACCTGGTTCTTTGGCATCCTCCTCAGCATCCCAACCTTCATGTTTCAGACTGTGAAACACTTTCCCCTGTGGAATATTTCAGCATGCACTTTAGACTTCCCCACCCCATTGTGGGTAATAGCTGAAAGCCTGGTATTCAACATAGTGGGGTTTGTGTTGCCATCTTCAGCAATCACCTTCCTTAATTTCTCTACCATTCGGTccctacaa aaaaaagcaagagaatgaAGAGCACTCAGAACAAAGCGTTGTAAGGATCACAAAGGCACAAAGGCTACCAGGTTGATCTTCACAGTGGTTCTGATGTTTCTTTTGTGCTGGACTCCTTACCATTTTTTTGTATTCCTTGATATATTATACCAGACAGAAGTGATCAAAAGCTGCTTCTGGGGGGAACTGCTCAACTTTGGTGAGCCGTTTGGTTCTACTCCGGCTACCACCAACAGTGGCATTAACCCTGTGATTTACATCTTTGTTGGGAAATACTTCAGGCAAAAGGCTTTAGAAGTTTTTTCACAGTTTATTCCCCGTGGATTTCCTTTGAGCTGGGTATCATTCAAAGAAACGTCTTCACATTTCAATGTGTTTCCAGTCAGGAGTAGTTTAACCTAA
- the BDKRB2 gene encoding B2 bradykinin receptor: protein MVSITTENVTQPYNIPATQELTVSPPNFHNNSGAHQLIQYECINPDVWKWLQDFQPGFLWFIFILGAIENAFVLIVLCFHKSRCTVAEIYLANMAFADLMLVCALPFWAINISNNFQWPFGLFLCKAVNIMSNMNFYSSIYFLTLVSIDRYLALVKTMSLGRMRRTVCAKWNSFVIWTCALLMCSPTMVFRNLQYYKGYNITACGLVYPASYWEPANNCLLNIVGFVIPLCVITYCSIQIIKALRSSELQKMKLVQTERRATVLVLAVLLLFIICWLPFQISTFIDTIRYLTPTLICLEEINDILTQVAIYCAFSNSCLNPVLYVIVGKHFQKKAVEFYKDLFPKRCRKSQSVQMENSLDTLRTSISSEYPRKKSVFPLPR, encoded by the coding sequence ATGGTTTCCATCACAACTGAAAATGTTACACAACCTTACAACATCCCAGCCACCCAGGAGCTCACAGTCAGTCCACCGAATTTCCACAATAATTCAGGAGCGCATCAGCTGATTCAATATGAATGTATTAATCCAGATGTATGGAAATGGCTACAGGATTTTCAGCCTGGATTCCTCTGGTTTATATTTATTCTGGGAGCAATAGAAAATGCCTTTGTCCTCATCGTCCTGTGTTTCCACAAGAGTCGCTGCACAGTGGCCGAAATTTACCTAGCAAACATGGCATTTGCTGACCTAATGTTAGTCTGTGCTTTACCTTTCTGGGCCATTAATATTTCTAATAACTTTCAATGGCCTTTTGGCCTGTTCCTCTGTAAAGCTGTCAACATAATGAGTAACATGAACTTTTATTCTAGCATTTATTTCCTGACACTAGTGAGCATCGACCGCTATCTGGCCTTGGTGAAAACCATGTCTCTTGGACGGATGCGACGAACTGTCTGTGCCAAATGGAATAGCTTTGTCATCTGGACATGTGCGTTGCTCATGTGTTCGCCTACAATGGTGTTCCGAAATTTACAGTATTACAAAGGATACAACATCACAGCCTGCGGTCTTGTTTACCCAGCCAGCTACTGGGAGCCTGCAAACAACTGTTTGCTAAATATTGTGGGCTTTGTGATCCCACTCTGTGTAATTACCTACTGCAGTATACAAATCATCAAAGCTTTACGAAGTAGTGAGCTACAAAAAATGAAGTTAGTCCAGACAGAACGGAGAGCCACCGTGCTGGTCCTTGCTGTGCTCTTGCTGTTCATCATTTGCTGGCTTCCGTTCCAGATCAGCACGTTCATCGACACAATCCGTTACCTCACACCCACTTTAATATGCCTGGAAGAAATCAACGACATATTGACCCAAGTAGCTATATACTGTGCCTTTAGCAACAGCTGCCTGAACCCAGTCCTATATGTAATTGTTGGGAAGCACTTCCAGAAGAAGGCTGTGGAATTCTACAAGGACTTGTTCCCAAAGAGGTGTAGAAAATCACAGTCTGTGCAAATGGAAAACTCCCTGGACACTTTAAGAACTTCCATTTCAAGTGAATACCCAAGGAAAAAGTCTGTTTTCCCATTACCACGATAG